A window of Desulfobacterales bacterium contains these coding sequences:
- a CDS encoding branched-chain amino acid ABC transporter permease → MSANRWLATGNYFTTYREEQRIFFTHIDRLLFAAFLTALFAWPLFIEASSKYMLIFDNILVAVIAVLGLNLVTGFGGLISVGHAAFVGVGAYTVACLAQIIGDQHVLITHAWPLMIVAGGLTGAVFGLIVGLPALRLRHLYLLMATLSFQMIFQWVVGFMDFFNQGQFIYVGRVYWFTGEVGRSVHYNFWYYALLTTVVVLGFGVRNLLRTRYGRSLVAVRDNDRAADAMGMHPGFTKVSAFGLAGFFAGVAGAMQAYLNRGAGFETFTLHESIQYLAMTIVGGLGSLPGTFFGPAAIKMLDLQMENLAEWAGHLLPSSLDLATGLRPLSFGLVIVLFLMFEPRGIANWWRILRSYVKLWPFRY, encoded by the coding sequence ATGTCAGCAAATCGTTGGTTGGCAACAGGCAACTATTTCACCACCTACCGAGAAGAACAGCGCATTTTCTTCACCCATATCGACCGGCTGCTTTTCGCGGCTTTCCTGACCGCGCTTTTTGCCTGGCCGCTTTTCATTGAGGCAAGCAGCAAGTACATGCTGATCTTTGACAACATTCTCGTGGCCGTCATTGCGGTTTTGGGCTTGAATCTGGTCACCGGTTTCGGGGGTCTGATATCCGTCGGCCACGCGGCCTTCGTGGGGGTCGGCGCCTATACCGTGGCCTGCCTGGCCCAAATCATCGGGGATCAGCATGTGCTGATCACCCACGCCTGGCCGCTGATGATTGTCGCCGGCGGATTGACAGGCGCGGTTTTCGGCTTGATTGTGGGACTGCCGGCGCTTCGGCTAAGGCACCTGTATCTGCTGATGGCCACCCTTTCTTTTCAAATGATATTCCAATGGGTCGTGGGATTCATGGATTTTTTTAATCAGGGGCAATTTATATATGTGGGCCGCGTATACTGGTTCACCGGCGAGGTGGGCAGAAGCGTGCACTACAATTTCTGGTATTATGCGCTTTTGACAACAGTGGTCGTCCTTGGATTCGGCGTCCGAAATCTTCTGCGCACGCGCTATGGCCGGAGCCTCGTGGCTGTCCGGGACAACGACCGGGCGGCCGATGCTATGGGCATGCATCCGGGGTTTACAAAAGTTTCGGCATTCGGACTGGCCGGTTTTTTTGCCGGGGTGGCCGGCGCCATGCAGGCCTACCTGAACCGGGGCGCGGGATTTGAAACCTTTACCCTGCATGAATCGATTCAATACCTGGCCATGACCATCGTCGGCGGACTGGGGTCTCTGCCCGGGACCTTTTTCGGGCCGGCGGCCATAAAGATGCTGGATCTGCAAATGGAGAATCTGGCCGAATGGGCCGGCCATCTTCTGCCTTCCTCTCTTGACCTGGCGACCGGCCTGCGCCCTTTGAGCTTCGGTTTGGTTATCGTGCTTTTTCTCATGTTTGAGCCGCGCGGGATCGCCAACTGGTGGCGGATCTTGCGTTCATACGTAAAATTGTGGCCGTTTCGCTATTGA
- a CDS encoding PAS domain S-box protein codes for MDPLTLMSEQLQRCQSTEAKFHRQNIYLEALHETSLGLIDRLDKEEILESILDRAASLTGTAHGYIYLREPGEDRMQMRMGLGFFKNQLGREVAIGEGMGGCAWEAGAPLLVDDYQCWPGRIPDKKLDQLRSIVGIPLKSDQGVLGVIGVAHVNGDKRFTQEDVTVLERFAALAIIALQKSRLYADVRRELAERKHTEAVLRESEARYRTLLESSPDPIVVYDMKGVATYVNPAFEETFGLTRDELLGKKIDFVPKENVAETKAAIKKMLSGQTINLFETRRFTRDGQILDVQISSTLYKGIDGKPAGNIVILRNITAQKQAEKELQTYHDHLEELVAERTAELERANRELEQQIEERKRVERALREHQKELSAQSHHLEEVNTALRVLLKQREEDKKELSDMVRRNVEELVSPYLEKVLNSRLETRQRTLLQILKTNLKNIISPFINQLTGQMGSLTPMEIRVADLIKAGKTNKEIAELLLVSLNTVLFHRHNIRTKLSIKNKKINLRSHLLSLEK; via the coding sequence ATGGATCCCCTCACCCTCATGAGCGAGCAGCTGCAGCGCTGTCAATCCACAGAGGCCAAGTTCCATCGGCAAAACATTTACCTGGAAGCCCTGCATGAAACCTCCCTGGGCCTGATCGACCGGCTGGACAAGGAAGAAATCCTGGAGAGTATCCTGGACCGGGCGGCCTCGCTGACCGGAACCGCCCACGGCTATATCTACCTTCGCGAACCCGGCGAGGACCGGATGCAGATGCGGATGGGGCTTGGATTCTTCAAAAACCAGCTGGGCCGGGAGGTCGCCATTGGCGAGGGCATGGGCGGGTGCGCATGGGAGGCCGGAGCCCCGCTTCTGGTGGATGATTACCAGTGCTGGCCGGGCCGGATTCCGGATAAAAAGCTCGATCAGCTGCGCTCCATCGTGGGCATCCCCCTGAAATCCGATCAGGGCGTGCTGGGGGTCATCGGCGTGGCCCACGTCAACGGGGACAAACGGTTTACCCAGGAAGATGTCACGGTTCTGGAGCGCTTTGCCGCCCTGGCCATCATTGCGCTGCAGAAATCCCGCCTGTATGCGGATGTCCGGCGCGAACTGGCGGAACGAAAACACACCGAGGCGGTTTTGCGGGAAAGCGAGGCCCGGTACCGGACCCTGCTGGAATCCTCGCCGGATCCCATCGTGGTCTATGACATGAAAGGGGTGGCCACCTATGTCAACCCGGCGTTTGAGGAGACATTCGGCCTGACCCGGGATGAGCTTCTGGGCAAAAAAATTGATTTCGTGCCCAAGGAAAATGTGGCAGAAACCAAGGCGGCCATCAAGAAGATGCTCTCCGGCCAGACCATCAATCTGTTCGAAACCCGCCGATTTACCCGGGACGGCCAGATCCTGGATGTGCAGATAAGCTCCACCCTTTACAAAGGCATTGACGGCAAGCCGGCCGGCAATATCGTCATCCTGCGAAATATCACCGCCCAGAAACAGGCGGAAAAAGAACTCCAGACCTATCACGACCATCTGGAAGAGCTCGTGGCCGAGCGCACCGCGGAACTGGAGCGGGCCAACCGGGAGCTGGAGCAGCAGATCGAGGAACGCAAGCGGGTCGAACGCGCCCTGCGTGAGCATCAAAAGGAGCTCAGCGCCCAGTCGCATCATCTCGAAGAGGTCAATACCGCCCTGCGCGTGCTGCTCAAGCAGCGCGAGGAGGACAAAAAGGAATTGAGCGACATGGTGCGCAGAAACGTCGAAGAACTGGTTAGCCCCTATCTGGAGAAAGTGCTGAACAGCCGGCTTGAAACCCGGCAGCGGACCCTGCTCCAGATTTTAAAGACCAACCTGAAAAACATTATCTCCCCGTTTATCAATCAACTCACCGGTCAGATGGGCAGCCTTACCCCGATGGAAATCCGGGTGGCGGATCTGATCAAAGCGGGCAAGACCAATAAAGAAATTGCCGAGCTCCTTTTGGTCTCCCTTAATACGGTTTTGTTCCACCGGCACAACATAAGAACCAAATTAAGCATAAAAAACAAGAAGATAAACTTGCGGTCGCACCTTTTGTCCCTTGAAAAATAG
- a CDS encoding branched-chain amino acid ABC transporter permease has product MSYFLQLVFSGIVVGSIYALAAIGFVLIYKSSRVLNLAHGQIIATGAYIMYVLTVWVGIPIYLSFVMSMIITFFLAMSVERIFLRRLIGEPIISVIMVTIGLMSIIDGLIYLTPFGSENFSFPPFLPREPIMLWGTYLSYTQVAGVVITFILIGAFSWFFKKSTVGISMRAVSDDQMASMSIGISVPKVFGLAWATAGLTAAAAGGILGNITGLNFDTLHAFGILVFPVVILGGLDSLLGAVVAGILMGLIQQFAGGYLDGNWGLNGTGQVLPYILLLVLLLFKPHGLFGTHEIERV; this is encoded by the coding sequence ATGAGCTATTTTCTGCAACTTGTCTTCAGCGGGATTGTGGTGGGCTCCATTTATGCCCTGGCCGCCATCGGATTCGTACTGATCTACAAGTCGAGCCGGGTCTTAAATCTCGCCCACGGTCAGATTATCGCCACCGGCGCCTATATCATGTATGTTCTCACGGTATGGGTGGGCATCCCTATCTACCTATCGTTTGTGATGAGCATGATCATCACCTTTTTCCTGGCCATGAGCGTGGAGCGGATCTTTCTGCGGCGCCTGATCGGCGAGCCCATCATCTCGGTTATCATGGTGACCATCGGCCTGATGTCGATTATCGACGGGCTGATCTATCTCACCCCTTTCGGCTCGGAGAACTTTTCATTCCCCCCGTTTCTGCCCCGGGAGCCGATTATGTTATGGGGAACGTACCTTTCCTACACCCAGGTGGCGGGCGTGGTTATCACCTTTATCCTGATCGGGGCGTTTTCCTGGTTTTTCAAAAAATCCACCGTGGGCATATCCATGCGGGCCGTATCCGACGACCAGATGGCCTCCATGTCCATCGGCATCTCGGTGCCCAAGGTGTTCGGGCTGGCATGGGCCACCGCCGGATTGACAGCGGCCGCAGCCGGCGGGATTCTCGGCAATATTACGGGGCTTAATTTTGATACGCTCCACGCCTTCGGCATCCTGGTTTTCCCGGTGGTGATTTTAGGCGGGCTGGATTCGCTGCTGGGGGCGGTGGTGGCAGGCATCCTCATGGGACTCATACAGCAGTTCGCCGGGGGCTACCTGGACGGCAACTGGGGCTTGAACGGCACCGGCCAGGTGCTGCCCTATATTCTGCTGCTGGTGTTACTGCTTTTCAAGCCGCACGGCTTATTCGGCACACACGAAATCGAACGGGTGTAG
- a CDS encoding Xaa-Pro peptidase family protein encodes MEYSQTHTPFAELTARREKLQAHLQQEGIDGALIVQNTDLFYFSGTIQQGQLYIPDRGEPVLMVRKDIARARTESALPNIIQFSRSKELLDILTHYGISVPGTLGMELDVLPTNQYFSFSRLLENTRIVDISGTIRMARAVKSAHEVDLIRRAAGFSDKLAAAVPAILKEGMTEIELAGRIEAEARKMGHQGIVRMRMFGGELFYGHVMAGATAAAPSYLSSPTGGEGVTPAIAQGSSLRPISRNEPVLVDLVFATDGYISDHTRIFSIGELPEDLKAAHQAMREVQAAVKKAAVPGAAAGALYDLALETAEAHGLGDYFMGVGDQRIRFVGHGVGLELDEFPFLAKGQKLELEAGMVIALEPKCIFPGKGVVGIENTHVVTENGLEQLGRFEEDIKVV; translated from the coding sequence ATGGAATACAGCCAGACCCACACGCCGTTCGCCGAACTTACCGCCCGACGGGAAAAACTTCAGGCGCATCTTCAGCAGGAAGGCATTGACGGGGCGCTCATCGTTCAGAATACGGACCTCTTCTATTTCAGCGGCACCATTCAGCAGGGCCAGCTCTACATCCCCGACCGCGGCGAGCCGGTGCTCATGGTCAGAAAGGATATCGCGCGGGCGCGGACGGAATCGGCATTACCCAATATTATACAGTTTTCCCGATCCAAAGAATTGCTGGATATTCTTACGCACTACGGCATTTCCGTTCCCGGAACACTTGGTATGGAACTCGATGTCCTGCCCACCAACCAATACTTTAGTTTTTCCCGGCTTCTGGAAAATACGCGGATTGTGGATATCAGCGGCACCATCCGCATGGCCCGGGCGGTTAAATCCGCGCATGAAGTGGACCTGATCCGCCGGGCCGCCGGGTTTTCAGACAAACTGGCCGCCGCCGTGCCCGCGATCCTTAAAGAGGGCATGACCGAGATTGAACTGGCCGGCCGTATAGAAGCTGAAGCCCGGAAGATGGGGCATCAGGGCATTGTCCGGATGCGGATGTTCGGCGGGGAACTCTTTTACGGCCATGTCATGGCCGGGGCCACCGCGGCCGCGCCCAGCTATCTGTCCTCGCCCACCGGCGGGGAAGGGGTGACGCCGGCCATTGCCCAGGGCTCAAGCCTCCGGCCCATCTCCCGGAATGAGCCGGTGCTGGTGGACCTGGTGTTTGCCACGGACGGCTATATTTCCGACCATACCCGGATTTTCTCCATCGGCGAGCTGCCGGAGGATCTTAAGGCCGCGCATCAGGCCATGCGGGAAGTCCAGGCGGCGGTTAAAAAGGCCGCGGTTCCGGGTGCGGCTGCGGGCGCGCTCTATGACCTGGCTTTGGAAACGGCTGAGGCGCACGGACTTGGCGATTATTTCATGGGTGTGGGTGACCAGCGCATCCGGTTTGTGGGCCACGGCGTGGGCCTGGAGCTTGATGAATTCCCGTTTCTGGCCAAAGGGCAGAAATTAGAGCTTGAGGCCGGGATGGTGATTGCCCTTGAGCCCAAATGCATTTTTCCGGGAAAAGGCGTGGTCGGCATTGAAAACACGCACGTGGTCACTGAGAACGGCCTTGAGCAGCTCGGGCGGTTTGAGGAGGATATAAAGGTCGTCTAA
- a CDS encoding acyl-CoA dehydrogenase family protein has product MEFTQEQLMIQKMAREFARKNLAPMAAERDREHAYPADSLKKMGELGLLGMLVPEAYGGEEMDTVSYALAMSEIAYACASTAVIMSVHNSICCGSLLRFGTEAQRQQFLVPMARGEFIGSFALSEPEAGSDPASLETTAEKAGDYYILNGTKRWITGGATSGLFIVLAKTDPDAAHKGISAFLVTRDMEGFATGRLEDKMGQCASDTTDLLFSNCKVPADHLLGHAGEGFIVAMSGLNDGRIGIAALSLGVGQAALDEAVAYARQRVQFGRPIADNQGLRWMIADMATDVEAARQLLFNAAAKKDRGEKCSKEVSMAKLYASEMANRVTGQAIQIHGGYGYTREFAVERLYRDARVLTIYEGTSQIQKIVIANEVIGDKKKRGKK; this is encoded by the coding sequence ATGGAATTTACCCAGGAACAGTTGATGATTCAGAAAATGGCCCGGGAGTTTGCCCGCAAGAACCTGGCCCCTATGGCCGCCGAGCGGGACCGGGAGCACGCCTATCCGGCGGACAGTCTAAAAAAAATGGGCGAACTGGGGCTTCTGGGCATGCTGGTGCCCGAGGCTTACGGCGGCGAAGAGATGGATACGGTCTCCTATGCCCTGGCCATGAGCGAAATCGCCTATGCCTGTGCCTCAACCGCCGTGATCATGTCCGTTCATAACTCCATCTGCTGCGGCAGCCTTTTAAGATTCGGCACCGAGGCGCAGAGGCAGCAGTTTCTCGTGCCCATGGCCAGAGGCGAATTCATCGGATCCTTCGCCCTGTCCGAGCCGGAGGCGGGCTCGGATCCGGCCAGCCTTGAGACCACGGCGGAAAAAGCCGGGGATTATTATATTTTAAACGGCACTAAACGCTGGATTACCGGCGGGGCCACCTCCGGGTTGTTCATCGTGCTGGCCAAAACGGATCCGGATGCGGCGCACAAGGGCATCTCCGCCTTTCTTGTTACCCGGGACATGGAGGGCTTTGCCACCGGCCGGCTTGAGGATAAAATGGGGCAATGCGCCTCGGACACCACGGATCTTTTGTTTTCAAACTGTAAAGTTCCGGCCGATCATCTGCTGGGCCATGCGGGCGAGGGGTTTATTGTGGCCATGTCAGGGCTTAATGACGGCCGCATAGGCATTGCCGCCCTGTCTTTAGGTGTTGGCCAGGCGGCCCTGGACGAGGCCGTGGCCTATGCCCGGCAGCGCGTTCAGTTCGGCCGCCCCATTGCCGACAACCAGGGGCTGCGCTGGATGATTGCGGATATGGCCACCGACGTGGAGGCCGCCCGCCAACTGTTATTCAATGCGGCGGCTAAAAAGGATCGGGGCGAGAAATGCAGCAAGGAGGTCTCCATGGCCAAGCTATATGCCTCTGAGATGGCCAACCGGGTGACCGGCCAGGCCATTCAGATTCACGGCGGCTATGGCTATACCCGGGAGTTTGCCGTGGAACGGCTTTACCGGGATGCCCGGGTGCTTACCATCTATGAGGGCACCTCCCAGATTCAGAAAATCGTGATCGCAAACGAGGTCATTGGGGACAAAAAGAAGCGGGGGAAAAAATAA
- a CDS encoding ABC transporter ATP-binding protein yields the protein MANLSVSDVTLTFGGLHALSSVQIEIRQGLITSIIGPNGAGKTSLLNCISGFYHPTKGEIHYGDHRLTRASPHRVSSMGIARAFQNLELFRGLSVLDNLMLARHQKLRYNLINAFLFLGKASRVEAENRAHVEAVIDFMELEPYRKQVVGNLSYGVQKRVEVARALTLAPRLILLDEPMAGMNIEEKEDIVRFIMDIKNEWDITVVLVEHDLGVVMDISDQIYVLDFGEVIGSGGPKEVASNANVIEAYIGEQ from the coding sequence ATGGCAAATCTAAGCGTTTCGGATGTGACCCTTACTTTCGGCGGACTTCACGCCCTCTCTTCGGTGCAAATAGAAATCCGGCAGGGACTGATCACCTCGATCATCGGTCCCAACGGCGCCGGCAAGACCAGCCTGTTAAACTGCATCTCCGGATTCTACCATCCAACCAAGGGTGAAATCCATTACGGCGACCACCGGCTCACCAGAGCCTCACCGCACCGGGTATCAAGCATGGGGATTGCCCGGGCCTTCCAGAACCTGGAGCTCTTCCGCGGCCTCTCTGTTCTGGACAACCTCATGCTGGCCCGGCACCAGAAGCTTCGCTACAACCTGATAAACGCCTTTCTCTTCCTTGGCAAGGCCTCCCGGGTGGAGGCGGAAAACCGGGCACATGTGGAAGCGGTCATCGACTTCATGGAGCTTGAGCCCTATCGCAAGCAAGTGGTGGGCAACTTAAGCTACGGCGTTCAGAAGCGGGTGGAAGTGGCCCGGGCCCTCACGCTGGCGCCAAGGCTCATTCTGCTGGATGAACCCATGGCCGGCATGAACATCGAGGAAAAGGAAGATATCGTCCGCTTTATCATGGATATTAAAAACGAATGGGACATCACGGTCGTTCTCGTGGAGCATGACCTGGGCGTGGTCATGGACATATCGGATCAAATCTATGTACTTGATTTCGGAGAAGTCATCGGCTCGGGCGGGCCGAAGGAAGTTGCGTCAAATGCCAATGTTATTGAAGCCTACATCGGGGAACAATAG
- a CDS encoding AMP-binding protein produces the protein MKTQDRDYLLSLSIPQLLRWRVKESGEKTALREKDFGRWISYSWDQYYDYTRKTGLGLQQIGFGKDDKIAIISDNIPEVLYVAIGAQALGGISAGIYQTTLPDEIGQIIDSLDVSVVFCNDQEQVDKVIEVRDRIPNVKKVIYEDSRGMRSYQSDDWFMFIEDLYKLGDKAHQRDPDLFEKLVDQTRPDDICHLCLTSGTTGLPKGAMLTHKNYINMGLQLTEADPLDPSDEYLSFLPFAWIGEQMNSFGVAMATGIAVNFPESVETAMSDLKEIGPHFMFGAPRIYETIRSQIWLKIDESYRFNKLCYNYFMKIGERAARYRMTGKKMPLALRLKAWIGKQMMFRPLINQIGFLRLRRAYTGGAALGPELFTFYQALGVNLKQIYGQTEIVGIAYMHRDGDVRPDTVGKPLPRTQCKISEKGEILSKSDSVTPGYYKQPEKTAELLEGGWLHSGDAGYIDENGHLVVIDRVSDVMHNNQGEMFSPMFIENRLKFSPYIKEAVVFGDQRDYVAALINVDPIVVGKWAEDRGISFSTFMDLSAKPEVADLIYDEIVKINQNAEKEHFKIHRFAILYKLLDVDDGELTKTGKIRRKFVREKYNDLYEALYDEAVSEKQVEAFYQYQDGQTTTIQTKLRFYTMEEN, from the coding sequence TTGAAAACCCAGGACAGAGACTACCTGTTAAGTTTGAGTATTCCACAGCTCCTGCGCTGGCGGGTCAAAGAAAGCGGCGAGAAGACGGCGCTTCGGGAAAAGGATTTCGGCCGCTGGATCAGCTACTCATGGGACCAGTACTACGATTATACCCGCAAAACCGGCCTGGGCCTTCAACAAATCGGCTTTGGCAAAGATGATAAAATCGCCATCATCTCCGACAACATTCCGGAGGTCCTCTATGTGGCCATCGGCGCCCAGGCCCTGGGCGGGATTTCCGCGGGCATCTATCAGACCACCCTGCCTGACGAAATCGGCCAGATCATCGATTCCCTGGATGTGAGCGTGGTCTTCTGCAACGATCAGGAGCAGGTCGACAAAGTCATCGAAGTCCGGGATAGAATCCCGAATGTCAAAAAAGTCATCTACGAAGACAGCCGGGGCATGCGCAGCTACCAGTCGGATGACTGGTTTATGTTCATCGAGGATTTGTACAAGTTGGGCGATAAGGCCCACCAGCGGGATCCGGATTTATTCGAAAAACTGGTCGATCAAACCCGTCCGGACGATATCTGTCACCTGTGCCTGACCTCGGGCACCACAGGACTTCCCAAGGGCGCCATGCTGACGCACAAGAACTACATCAACATGGGCCTGCAGCTAACCGAGGCCGACCCCCTGGATCCATCGGATGAATACCTCTCCTTTCTTCCCTTTGCCTGGATCGGCGAACAGATGAACTCTTTCGGCGTGGCCATGGCCACGGGCATCGCGGTCAATTTTCCCGAATCCGTGGAAACCGCCATGTCGGATTTAAAGGAGATCGGTCCGCATTTCATGTTCGGCGCCCCCCGGATTTACGAAACCATCCGCTCCCAGATCTGGCTGAAAATCGATGAATCCTATCGCTTTAACAAACTCTGCTACAACTATTTCATGAAAATCGGCGAACGGGCGGCCAGATACCGGATGACCGGCAAAAAAATGCCCCTTGCGCTGCGACTGAAGGCATGGATCGGCAAACAGATGATGTTTCGGCCGCTGATCAACCAGATCGGGTTTCTCCGCCTCCGCCGCGCCTACACAGGAGGTGCGGCCCTGGGGCCGGAACTGTTTACCTTCTACCAGGCCCTGGGCGTCAACCTCAAACAGATCTACGGCCAGACCGAAATCGTCGGCATTGCCTATATGCACCGCGACGGCGATGTCCGGCCCGACACGGTGGGCAAGCCCCTGCCCCGCACCCAGTGCAAGATCTCGGAAAAGGGTGAGATCCTGTCAAAATCCGATTCAGTAACCCCGGGCTACTACAAACAGCCGGAAAAAACCGCAGAGCTGCTTGAAGGCGGATGGCTTCATTCCGGCGATGCCGGCTATATCGATGAAAACGGCCACCTGGTGGTCATCGACCGGGTCTCGGACGTCATGCACAACAACCAGGGAGAAATGTTTTCCCCCATGTTCATTGAAAACCGGCTCAAATTCAGCCCCTACATCAAAGAGGCGGTGGTTTTCGGGGATCAGCGGGACTACGTGGCGGCCCTCATTAATGTCGATCCCATCGTGGTGGGCAAATGGGCCGAGGACCGGGGTATTTCCTTTTCAACCTTCATGGATCTCTCTGCCAAGCCGGAGGTCGCCGATCTCATCTATGACGAGATCGTCAAAATCAATCAGAACGCGGAAAAAGAACATTTTAAAATCCACCGATTCGCGATTCTTTATAAACTGCTGGATGTTGACGACGGGGAATTGACCAAAACCGGCAAAATCCGCCGCAAATTTGTGCGCGAAAAATACAATGACCTTTATGAAGCCTTATATGACGAGGCGGTTTCGGAAAAGCAGGTCGAGGCGTTTTATCAGTATCAGGACGGTCAGACGACCACTATTCAAACCAAACTCCGTTTTTACACAATGGAAGAAAACTGA
- a CDS encoding 4Fe-4S binding protein, whose translation MSDASYKKLARVLDTLPNGFPATEDGIELKILKRIFTPEEAELFCQLKLSFETTEQIADRIDMTLEELAPKLETMEKKGQIFGVDLGEVKLYKMLPWVFGIYEMQMPHLDREMAEMCEAYAETFGKQFFENKPQLMQVIPIESEIEGEHQTLSYERVSNIIENSQSFMVMDCICKKEKALMGEPCDRPMRVCTAYAPIPNFFDNHPYGTPMTKEEAYELLKKTEEEALVHLTWNVQSGHYFICNCCGCCCGVLRGINELGIKAGDVINSNYYAQIDPELCTACGVCADERCQVHAIEEGDEAYEVVPEKCIGCGLCVTTCPTEAISLVRKPEEEIETPPKDEMDWFEVRAKMRGVDISEFK comes from the coding sequence ATGAGCGACGCATCCTATAAAAAACTGGCCCGGGTGTTGGACACCCTGCCCAATGGATTCCCGGCCACAGAAGATGGCATTGAGCTTAAAATTTTAAAAAGAATCTTCACCCCGGAGGAGGCGGAACTCTTCTGCCAGTTAAAACTCAGCTTCGAAACCACGGAACAGATTGCTGATCGCATCGATATGACGCTTGAAGAACTCGCGCCCAAGCTTGAAACCATGGAAAAGAAAGGCCAGATTTTCGGAGTCGATTTGGGCGAGGTCAAACTCTATAAGATGCTGCCCTGGGTTTTCGGCATCTACGAGATGCAGATGCCGCATCTCGACCGGGAGATGGCGGAAATGTGCGAGGCTTACGCCGAGACCTTCGGCAAACAATTTTTTGAAAACAAGCCCCAGCTCATGCAGGTGATCCCCATTGAATCCGAAATCGAGGGCGAACACCAGACGCTTTCCTATGAACGCGTCTCAAACATCATCGAAAACAGCCAGTCCTTTATGGTTATGGACTGCATCTGCAAAAAGGAAAAGGCGCTGATGGGCGAACCGTGCGACCGGCCCATGCGGGTCTGCACCGCCTACGCCCCGATCCCGAACTTCTTTGACAATCACCCCTATGGCACGCCGATGACCAAGGAGGAAGCCTATGAACTGCTCAAAAAAACCGAGGAAGAGGCCCTGGTGCATCTGACCTGGAATGTGCAGAGCGGCCATTACTTTATCTGCAACTGCTGCGGATGCTGCTGCGGCGTGCTCCGGGGCATCAATGAACTGGGTATTAAAGCCGGCGATGTGATTAACTCAAATTACTATGCCCAAATTGACCCGGAATTATGCACGGCCTGCGGCGTGTGCGCGGACGAGCGCTGCCAGGTGCATGCCATTGAAGAAGGCGACGAGGCCTATGAAGTGGTTCCGGAGAAATGCATCGGGTGCGGCCTTTGCGTGACCACCTGCCCGACCGAGGCCATCTCGCTTGTCAGAAAGCCGGAAGAGGAGATTGAAACCCCGCCCAAAGACGAGATGGACTGGTTTGAGGTGCGGGCGAAAATGCGGGGGGTTGATATCAGCGAGTTTAAATAA